The following coding sequences lie in one Loxodonta africana isolate mLoxAfr1 chromosome X, mLoxAfr1.hap2, whole genome shotgun sequence genomic window:
- the TMSB15C gene encoding thymosin beta-15C produces the protein MSDKPDLSEVEKFDKSKLKKTNTEEKNTLPSKETIQQEKECVQTS, from the exons ATGAGTGATAAACCAGACTTGTCCGAAGTGGAGAAGTTTGACaagtcaaaactgaagaaaactaatactgaagaaaaaaatactcttCCCTCCAAGGAAA ctatccAGCAGGAGAAAGAATGTGTTCAAACATCATAA